One segment of Candidatus Arsenophonus lipoptenae DNA contains the following:
- the aceE gene encoding pyruvate dehydrogenase (acetyl-transferring), homodimeric type, with protein sequence MSDVLKNDVDPIETREWLQAIESVIREEGINRAYYLINQILEQVRKTGINIIAGTKNDDYINTISVLDEPDYPGDMGVERSIRSVIRWNALMMILRASKKNLDLGGHISSFQSSATLYEVCFNHFFRAKNNVNGGDLVYFQGHISPGIYSRAFLEGRLTEEQMDNFRQEIHGNGLSSYPHPKLMPEFWQFPTVSMGLGSITAIYQAKFLKYLQNRELKNTKDQIVYAFLGDGEMDEPESKGAITIATREKLDNLVFVINCNLQRLDGPVIGNGKIINELNDIFTGAGWQVIKVLWGSKWDKLLLKDTSGKLIQLMNETLDGDYQTFKSKDGSYIRKHFFNRYPETSMLVNDMTDDEIWSLNRGGHDPKKIYAAFKLAQDTKDKPTVILAKTIKGYGMGTIAEGKNIAHQVKKMDIEGIRYFRDRFNIPVTDDQLEKLPFVSFKKDSDEYKYLHSHRQALGGYLPTRNPIFSEKLNIPNLEYFNQLLVDQKKNISTTIAFVRFLSLILKNKLIKDRIVPIIADEARTFGMEGLFRQIGIYNSSGQKYTPQDKEQVFYYREDKEGQILQEGINELGAFSSWLAAATSYSTNNLPMIPFYIYYSIFGFQRIGDLSWAAGDQQARGFLIGGTSGRTTLNGEGLQHEDGHSHIQSLTIPNCISYDPAYAYEIAVIIHDGLVRMYGEKQENIFYYITVLNENYHMPAMPFGVEEGIRKGIYKIESLKGKNGKIQLLGSGAMMRHIRDASKILLTNYGIGSDIYSVTSFTELAREGQDCERWNMLHPTAKPKISYVAQIMNDAPAVASTDYMKLFAEQIRCYIPAINYRVLGTDGFGRSDSRANLRHYFEVDTFYIVIASLVELAKCDQINFKIVEEAIKKYKIDPEKINPRLA encoded by the coding sequence ATGTCAGATGTGTTAAAAAATGACGTGGATCCGATTGAAACTCGCGAGTGGCTGCAGGCGATTGAATCGGTAATCCGTGAAGAAGGTATTAATCGTGCTTATTATCTTATTAATCAAATATTAGAACAAGTACGTAAAACAGGTATCAATATAATAGCAGGCACCAAAAATGATGATTATATAAACACCATTTCGGTATTGGATGAGCCGGATTATCCAGGAGATATGGGTGTAGAGCGTAGTATTAGATCTGTAATTCGTTGGAATGCTCTAATGATGATTTTACGAGCTTCTAAAAAGAATTTAGATCTTGGAGGTCATATATCTTCATTTCAATCTTCTGCTACTTTATACGAGGTATGTTTTAATCATTTTTTTCGTGCAAAAAATAATGTAAATGGTGGAGATTTAGTATATTTTCAAGGACATATTTCTCCTGGTATTTATTCTCGTGCATTTTTAGAAGGCCGTTTAACTGAAGAACAAATGGATAATTTTAGACAAGAAATTCATGGTAATGGTCTTTCATCTTATCCCCATCCTAAATTAATGCCTGAGTTTTGGCAATTTCCTACAGTATCTATGGGGTTAGGATCAATTACTGCTATTTATCAAGCAAAATTTTTAAAATATTTACAAAATCGAGAATTAAAAAATACCAAAGATCAAATAGTATATGCTTTTCTTGGTGATGGTGAAATGGATGAACCGGAGTCAAAAGGAGCTATCACAATAGCAACTCGTGAAAAATTAGATAATCTTGTTTTTGTTATTAATTGTAATTTACAACGACTTGATGGTCCAGTTATAGGTAATGGTAAGATTATTAATGAATTAAATGATATTTTTACCGGTGCAGGATGGCAGGTTATTAAAGTATTATGGGGAAGTAAATGGGATAAATTATTACTTAAAGATACTTCAGGTAAGTTAATTCAATTAATGAATGAAACTTTAGATGGTGATTATCAAACATTTAAGTCTAAAGATGGTTCTTACATTCGTAAGCATTTTTTTAATCGTTATCCTGAAACAAGTATGTTAGTAAATGATATGACAGATGATGAAATTTGGTCATTAAATCGTGGTGGTCATGATCCTAAAAAAATTTATGCTGCTTTTAAGTTAGCACAAGATACCAAAGATAAACCTACTGTTATTTTAGCTAAAACAATTAAAGGATATGGTATGGGTACTATTGCTGAAGGTAAAAATATTGCTCATCAGGTAAAAAAGATGGATATAGAAGGTATTCGTTATTTCCGTGATCGGTTTAATATTCCAGTAACAGATGATCAATTAGAAAAATTACCTTTTGTTTCTTTTAAGAAAGATTCAGATGAATATAAATATTTACATTCACATCGTCAGGCATTAGGTGGATATTTACCAACACGAAATCCTATATTTAGTGAAAAATTAAATATTCCTAATCTAGAATATTTTAACCAATTATTAGTAGATCAAAAGAAAAATATTTCTACTACAATAGCCTTTGTTCGTTTTTTAAGTTTAATATTAAAAAATAAATTAATAAAAGATCGTATAGTACCAATCATAGCTGATGAAGCTCGCACGTTTGGTATGGAAGGTTTATTTCGTCAAATCGGTATTTATAATTCAAGTGGGCAAAAGTACACTCCTCAAGATAAAGAACAAGTTTTTTATTATAGAGAGGACAAAGAAGGTCAAATTCTTCAAGAAGGTATTAATGAATTAGGTGCTTTTTCTTCTTGGTTAGCTGCAGCTACATCTTATAGCACGAATAATTTACCCATGATACCATTCTATATTTATTATTCTATATTTGGATTTCAGCGTATTGGTGATTTATCATGGGCTGCAGGAGATCAACAAGCTAGAGGATTTCTAATTGGTGGAACTTCTGGTCGTACGACATTAAATGGTGAAGGATTACAGCATGAAGATGGGCATAGTCATATACAATCGTTGACAATACCTAATTGTATTTCTTATGATCCTGCATATGCTTATGAAATTGCTGTTATCATACATGATGGTTTAGTTCGTATGTATGGAGAAAAACAAGAAAATATTTTCTACTATATTACTGTTTTAAATGAAAATTATCATATGCCAGCAATGCCATTTGGTGTTGAAGAAGGTATTAGAAAAGGTATATATAAAATTGAATCACTTAAAGGTAAAAATGGCAAGATTCAATTATTAGGATCTGGTGCAATGATGCGTCATATTAGAGATGCTTCAAAAATCTTATTGACTAATTATGGTATTGGTTCTGATATTTATAGTGTAACATCATTTACTGAATTAGCTAGAGAAGGACAGGATTGTGAACGTTGGAATATGTTACATCCAACTGCTAAACCTAAAATATCATATGTTGCTCAAATTATGAATGATGCACCTGCAGTTGCATCAACAGATTATATGAAATTATTTGCAGAACAAATTCGTTGTTATATTCCTGCAATTAATTATCGTGTTTTAGGAACTGATGGGTTTGGTCGTTCAGATAGTCGTGCAAATTTACGTCATTATTTTGAGGTTGATACATTTTATATTGTAATAGCTTCTTTAGTTGAATTAGCTAAATGTGATCAAATTAATTTTAAAATTGTGGAGGAAGCTATTAAAAAATACAAAATTGATCCAGAAAAAATAAATCCGCGTTTGGCATAA
- the coaE gene encoding dephospho-CoA kinase (Dephospho-CoA kinase (CoaE) performs the final step in coenzyme A biosynthesis.), translating into MSYIVALTGGIGSGKSTVSKKFALLGVPIIDTDVISKQIVQSNTYAFNMIKKHFGLTILNNNGSLNRVKLRKKIFSDSTEKKWLDNLLHPLIYKETQRQLVLVNYPYVVWVVPLLIEKNLDLLVSRVLVIDVKPEEQITRIIKRDCISEQEIKNILSNQINRRERLQRADDVINNNDEDFLQLNKSVIKLHQKYLGLAIN; encoded by the coding sequence ATGAGTTATATTGTTGCTTTAACAGGTGGCATTGGAAGTGGTAAGAGTACTGTATCAAAAAAATTTGCATTATTAGGTGTACCAATAATTGATACAGATGTTATTTCAAAACAAATTGTTCAGTCAAATACTTATGCTTTTAATATGATTAAAAAACATTTTGGGTTAACTATTCTTAATAATAATGGTTCTTTAAATCGTGTAAAATTAAGAAAAAAAATATTTAGCGATTCAACAGAAAAAAAATGGTTAGATAATTTGCTTCATCCTTTGATATATAAAGAAACTCAACGTCAGCTAGTTTTGGTTAATTATCCATATGTAGTTTGGGTTGTGCCATTATTAATAGAAAAGAACCTGGATCTTTTGGTTAGTAGAGTATTAGTTATTGATGTGAAACCAGAGGAACAAATAACTCGTATAATTAAACGAGATTGTATAAGTGAACAAGAAATAAAAAATATTTTATCTAATCAAATTAATCGTAGAGAAAGATTACAAAGAGCTGATGATGTAATTAATAATAACGATGAAGATTTTTTACAATTAAATAAAAGTGTAATAAAATTACATCAGAAATATTTAGGATTAGCTATTAATTAA